The window CGTCCGGCAAcgactgcggcggcggtcagCAGATTTGCTCGGCCGGCCACTGCGTCGCCTGCACCGCCTCGTCCCAGTGCGGCACCGGCCAGGTCTGCAACGCCGGCGTCTGCGGCGCCTGTACGGCCGATGCTCAGTGCagcgccatcctcgccggccaggtctgcagcagcagcgccggCGTCTGCGTCGCAGGCTGCGCCTCCAACGCCGCCTGCACGGAAGGAAAAGTGTGCTCGGGAGGTCGCTGCATCGCGTGCTCGTCGGGCTCGCAGTGCAACGCTGGACAAGTCTGCACGTCCGGCACCTGCGGCGCATGCACGACCGACGCCGAATGCGGTGCCATGACGGCTGGTCAGGTCTGTAACGTTGGCCTCTGCACCGCCGGTTGCCTCTCCAGCACGTCCTGCTCCAACGGCGAAgtctgcgtcggcggccgttGCGGCCCGTGTACCGGGGACGCGCAATgcgccctcggccaggtCTGCCTGTCCGGAAAGTGCAGCGCTTGCACGAGCAGCACGCAGTGCGCCTCCGGTACCGTCTGCAGCGGCGGTCTATGCATACAAGCATGCGCAACCAACGCCGGTTGCAGCAACGGAAAGATCTGCCAAGCCGGACTCTGCAtcgcctgctcgtcctcctcaCAGTGCACCTCCGGCCAGGTGTGCAGCTCGGGGACATGCGGCGCCTGCACCACGGACGCCCAGTGCAGCAGCATCACGGCGGGCCAAATCTGCAGCGGCAGCCTATGCGTAGCAGGCTGCACCCTCGATTCGTCCTGCTTCGACGGTCAAGTGTGCCTGAGCGGCCGATGCAGCGCATGCACGGCCAGCACCCAGTGTAGCGGGGGTCGAGTTTGCTCATCTGGAAAGTGTGGCACTTGCTCTTCGGCTTCGCAGTGCGACTCTGGTCAAGTTTGCAGCGGTGGTCTCTGCAAGTCATGCTCGACCAGCTCTCAGTGTGGCACGAACCAGGTCTGCTCGGGCGGTTCTTGTCAGACCCGCCAGTGTGGCAACACAAACGATTGCACCATAAACTTTGGCCTTTGCGCCCTCGGAATCTGCATCTGCCTCAACGGCCTCTGTCTGACCAACTTGCTGAGCGTGTCGATCAGTTGAAAATGTAATATGATGGCGGCTCGAATCAACTTTCCGCGAGGAGGACCATCGTTTCGCAAAGTTGACGGCCATCGACTCATCCACTCATGCTAGGTTTCTCGTTATTCTTTCACCACAGCCGCTTGCTGTGAACTCTCTTTTTCCGTTTCTTTTGTCTCATCACCGTCATTTTTCCTTGTGTTGGCCTGGGGTTTGTTTTCCTGCTGTCATAGATATTGCTGCATATGGACCACATTGGACGGCGTTGCATGGGGGGGGCATTGACGCATCAGTGGAGTTTGGGTTCCTTTCCTGTGCCGGTCACCTAGATTGGTTATCAATGAAATGAATCAGTAAGCAAGATATATTCAAAAAGCGGTATGCGCCAGCATGCATCCAAGACGTCGATGTGGTAAATGGTTGGGAGATGCCTCAAGTCGCTGCTCGCTCCATCAGCCGCCATTCTTCCGTCTCGACGACATCCGCCTGCGTGCTGATGCAACTCGCTCATCATCCATGGACCGTCGCCATGAGCAGTCCGGGGCGAACTCGCACGAGCGACACTTGAAGGCTTCTTCGATATCCACACCTGTTGCTTTGCGATCGCCCCGCCACCAGGCCATGTAATTTGCCAGGTACACATCCAGCGCTTGGTTTGAAACTGGAAAATCGTGCACGTCAAGCTGCCGGCCGTCATCCCGGTGTATGTACTGCACGCGCAGCATGTGGCCTAGTGATGCGGCGCCTTGGGGAAAGGTGATATTGATTTCCCGGCGAACGAGAGGCAGCAGCTCACGAAGAGTCTTGTACTTGACCAGGTCATCCGGCGCCAAAAATTCCGGCCCAAGACTgtcggcggcttcgcctGGTTCGGCGAGCAGGATCCCGTCCGCTTCGGCAGAGCTGTACGGGGCATCGTAGAATACTTCATGATGCAAGTCGCCAATCTGAgcgaggaagccgtcggAGAATTGAGCATCCGGCGCCAATCCGCACCTTCTGAAGAGTTTGAAAAAGTCAACTTTGTCGGCAGCCAAATTGGAGAGGAAGCGATGGTAGAGGAGCAGCTGAATCTTGGCGGGACGAAGCATTGTGTTGGATACGGGCGCCAGGCTGCCGCGCGTCTTGACATCGGTCAGGTACACCTTCGGACCCGGCGGtcggctcgagctcggcttTTGCGGGGGAAAGTAGTCTGCCAGGACGGATTGCTTCATTTGGGTGCTAGATTCCTGGCGGGACAGCTCCTCCTTCAACTCGGGGTTGGGGTGGTCGTAGCTTAGTccgtcgatgatgccgtTGACCCAGTTGTCATCGACGATGCCCCAGATCTCAAATTCGCGCGTCAGTCCCGTCTCCCGCAAGGTCCTGAGGCCCTGTATGAGGTTCCACAGCCTCAAGGCGAAGGCGTCCTCCTTGCTCAGGACATCGATTGCGACCGACGTATGgacctcgtcctccagcTTCTGGTGCATCCTGGTGCCTCCGCGCATGGCAGCCGTCACCGTCCGACGTCCGCCCGGTAGCCTTGTGAGCGTGTACCAGTACTGCAGCTCGCACCAGGCTCCAGATGTCAAGTCGCTGACGGATAGCAGTTTGCTGGGGAAAGATCGAAATCTCTGCAAGGGAGATTGAcgatcgtcgacgtcatggTCGCCCGTTTCGGGAGCAGAAGCCTCCGCTTCAACACTAGACAACGCCCGACTCACTAAACGCTTAAGGAGTCAGCAACATGCCGGTACATGGAGGGCAGGATACACACAATCGGGGTAGcagacgtcggcgccgacgtcgacagaTTTTGGTGGCACAGAAGGGCTCCGGGCACTCGGCTCTGCAGAAACAGTTCTCCCGCTCGTCGACTTGGCCCCATCAAGGTCCGAATGCGTCGAAGTGACATGGCCGTTGCTACGATCGCCCCTGCGAGGCTGCGCCGGAAGGGCTGCAACCCTAGTTTgcacgctcgccgacgaacGCTCGAATGAGCTTGAAACGGGCAAGCTTGCAGTCGCTTCCGAAACGATCCGGATCAAGTCGAGTTCGTCCTCGGGACTGAAGTCGTAGCCGTAATCGCTGTCGCTATCTTGAGCGGTCATGTCCGGCATACGCATTCCTCATGGTGGTGGCAGGCGAGGGCACGGAGagagtggtggtggtgaggATGGCATGTCGAGGCGGGGGTGGCGACGTGGTGGGTTGCGTCATTGACGGTGGTTTCGGCGTACAGTGCCGAGTACAAATCAGCGACTGCGCGATAGTTGCGCGGAGTCACGTGGGAGGGGGCGTGGGCAGGCGGTTGATtgtgcctgctgttggtGGAGTATtgatactgtacggagtactccgtaagtacttgcaactacttgGGGCTGGCAAGGTAATATtgttgcagtacatgtacggagtacttgagtataagtaaataattacggagtgcaagtactgtacttgagtatttAGCTTGCAAGAGTATCGTGCATGtattacagcaagtacagtacagtgcacgtacaactacaactacactcatgtacggagtacggagtaataatacttgctcGTAATTGTCTTGAATAGCACAGAAACAGACAAACAATTGGCAATGCTTCTGGCGACCGTCAGCAAGACTCTAGTGGAGTccatggtgacgaggagCAGATGAATGAGCGCGGCAGTAAATGGGACCCTGGCATCATGAGTGCGTACGGCTGCCTGCTGGACCGAATCATGACGCTAGGAGGCAGCAAACATATACTACGATCAGCAATCATGGTTGAGGCGATCTAAACACAACACGTGGCGGGTGCAGCTGGTAGGTCAGAAGCgactccgtcgtcgagtctCCATCCACGTCAGCATCAGTTTCGTTGCCTAGTGCCGATGTTGGCGGAGATTCCCTTTGCGCCACGACGTCATTCCGTTTACAAGCCCGCTGCCGAATACGACGTGCGACGAAGGAGGTGCACGCTATCGTGAACAGTACACTGCACCTAACTCGAAGGGTTGATAGAGTTGCCAGTACGGAACTAATAGTGGTGCCTGGGCTGATGTCGACTGAAGCCACAGGCTAATAAGACCCTGCCTGACTATTACCTAGCACCCGGTTTTAGTATTCAACTCATACTGTGCGTGCGCTGCAATGAAGCgtataggtacttgcacccacCGCACATGCATCGAACACTCCTACGCCGAGCAGTAACGTCATGCGTGTCTCACTCTTCGCCAAGGCAGCAGCATGGAAGTCATGCCTATAAGACCCCGCAGGCCAGCCTCGGCCGCTGCAGCGAAAGCAAGAGGGACGGTGGAACGCAACACCAGCGCACCACTCACCACGCATACTTGATCCCTAGTcattcgtcgacggctctGCATGACATGCCGCAGCGCCTAGCGGAATGTTTGCCGTGCACCGAGGCGAATCCCGAGGCGAATCccgaggcggacggcgaCTCCGGACCGGCTCCCGAACGCAAGCCGGCCCAAGTGTGCTTCCTCTCGCTCCCGACAGAGCTTCATCTAGTCATTGCCGAACTCCTCATCTATCCCGATGCGCTGTCGCTCAAGCACACGAACCGTCACTTctacggcctcgtcgacacggGCATCGAGCTCAAGGTGGACTGGCTCATGGAGCGGCGCCGGATGCACCTCGAGTGTCCCAACGACAAGCGCTGCGATTTGGGGAGCGACCTCCGCTTCTGCCGGGGCAGCGTACCGTACCATGCACCCagccccgtcctcgtcgtccccttcCGTCCTTGCATGCTGACGGCCGCAGCCTGCTgatgcggcgacggcgcgaaCATGTCGAGTGCGAGTCGCTGCCGGGATTGGGATGCCTCGTCCACGGCACGCCGGCCTGCGCTCATCGTCCCACCCGGCGGGGGCTCTGGCGGTACGGTGTGCGCATCAACCTTACCATCGAGTTGTGGTGGCTGCtgccggccatgatggccgtcgtcatcgcctgcCTCCTCGCGAAGCAGGCATCCTCGCTCGTTCCGTTTCAGTAGCGTACGTGTACGTGCGGGAGCTTCCAACACGACGACAGCACGCATAAGAATCCATGGTGTGATGTAATCTAATTGCCCGGAACTGCCGAgggaaagaaaaaaaaaaggccaaggcggaaGCATCGTCTAACTGCGCGCCAATCTATCCGTCTATCGAGTTAACCATCCGTCATCGTGAAGCACAGACGCCATTCAAGTCCAGTCGAAGGCTGTCGTGACGCAGACCACCCGCCTAGGCGCCCCGTCgaccgcggccgccgccgccgccgccgccgccgccctgggACCGCTTCGGCTTCGGTCGGTCAGGGACCGTGTTGAGGCCCTTGACGCCTCGCAAGCCCATCTTGCCGACCGTCGTCTTGGCGATGGGCGGCGTCTCGGGAGATCCGAGGCCGGCTCGGGCGTAGATGTTGCCTTGCCTCACGAGCTCCTCCTTGTCCCACTTAAGGCCGCGGAGGTGATTGTTGTAGTATCCGAGCCACGCCTGGTAGATCTTGggcgcctcctcctccgccatgctctcgacgatgccgtagacgtcggcggccgaggagagaTCGGCCGGGTGGGGGATGAGCTTGATGTCCTTCATGGTCCAGCGGGGGAAGAAGTCTTCGGCTTCGCAGACGATGAAGAtgccgcggccgtcggcgtcggcgcgggCGGTTCGGCCGAGCCGGTGGATGTAGCTCTGCTTGTCCGAAGGGATGCCGACCTGGAAGACGGTGGTGACGCCGGGAAAGTCCATGCCGCGGGCGATGACAtcggtggcgacgaggacggcgctcTTGGCGTCGCGGTATTCGTTGGTCACCTTGGTCCGCTTCGCCTGCGAGATGCGGCTGTGGAGGGTGGAGACGGGAGGCAGGCCGggcacggccgagaggatgTGACCGTacaggccggcgagggcggccgtgggggcgaagacgatggccttgaagtgctgctgctgctgggccgcctcctcgcgCACGCTCCCGACCATGGCCGGCGCCACGTCGGAGAAGGCGGGCACCTTGATGAGCATCTGGGGGACGCGCTCGTGCGTGTtgacctcgccggcggggATGGTCGAGATGAACTTGTATCCGGGGCacaggacgaggccggcgacctGGTTGACGTGGGGCGCGATGGTGGCGGAGAAGAGCATGCCCTGGCGGGGCACCTGCTTCCGGTCGGGCAGGCGGCCGACAATCTCTCTCAGCGCCGGCATGAAGCCCATGTCCAGCAGCcgatcggcctcgtcgaggacgagggtgtCGAGGTGGCGGAAGGCGTAGAGGATGTCCTCGTTGGACATGTGATCGATGAGCCGGCCGGGCGTGGCGATGAGCACGTCGCAGCCGCCGAGGATCTGCCtctcctccttgtccttgttcgtgccgccgatggcgatgcggACTCGAAAGTGGGGCAGTCGTTGGAGAAGGTTGGTCGCCTCCTGGGCGATCTGCATGGCCAGCTCgcgcgtcggcgagacgacgaggagggagatgccggcgccgcgaCCCCTGTTCTGTGTGATCATGGTCTGGAGGGCCGGGAGGAGGAAGGCAATCGTCTTTCCCGTGCCCGTCTTGGCCTGGACAAGACAGTCGCTCTTGTTGGGAGGCAGCAGCTCCCAGAGGGTGGCGGCCTGGACGGGCATCATGTGATCGAACTTGAGGTCATCCGTGATGGCCTCGATGATTTTCGCGTGCACGAGGTTCTGGCCTCCAAGCTCGGCGAATCTCGGCGTGTTGAGAGGCACGGCTTCGGTGAGAGGCGGACGGCAGTCCGGGACGGGCGGGGTTCGATTCGGAGTGTCGATGCTTGGAGTGGCATATCCGCCATTCGGGACTGCTGACCCGTCGTGATTCCTCGCATCAAGATGGCGTCCTGtaccgccaccgccgcggcggcgaggaggccgccgaccGTTTGGTTTGCCGTTCATCGGACTTTGGAATGGTACGAGGTGACAAGGTTGGTGAGCGATGGGGTATGCGTAGGTGTTTTGCGAGGTGCCGTGCTGTTCGAGCCAAGGAACGAGCTTTTCGAATTCACAAgactcgccgtcgatgggAGGGATGTGAAATTTTCCCAAGAGAGGAAAGTTCCCGGCTCTGATTGTGTGGTTGGCCGCTGGGATGACGTACCCCTGCCTAGTACATGTTCGGATCATAGGCCTGGtttacttactccgtactccgtacttactgtacagtacctgtacttgcagtacttgcttacttcATACTtcccatgtacttactgtaagtatgcaaCTACTTACCTACTTGAACAAGGTACTCCGACTCCGGACATGCACAAGTATTGCACCtattacctgtactccgcatacctacaactaatacttgtactgccCAAGGTTCGTCACTACCGAGCCTTCTAGGTGCAATTGGGCGTGCTACATGTAATTGTAGGcaagagtacggagtgcagagtaTCCGTACGAGTAGCCGTATTAGTCCTtctagtactccgtattactcgtGCACTTGTGCCGTGCCTACAGTATCTCACaaacaagtacacgtaccaACCTGcttatgtacttgctgtattactgtacacctacagtagcaAGGACAAAGTTTCGCAGTGGACTTGCACAATTATTGGCAACAAGCAAcacttactactaggtaccttggcacttattacatgtaggtgccaACGCTCTGGAATTCCATATGGGTACatttactgtacggagtacaagtacccttttttacttgtactgcgcAGTAACATCAATGGTCTCGGTTCTAGTTCATCGCTGCAGTGTATGGGTGCTGGAGCTTGGTGcatagtactgtaggtactaggtactaaccgAAGGAACCTTCTATtgtgcgtacagtactccgtaatactacCTGCTAatgttacggagtagtaggttagtaggtTACCTTACTATTACATCCacatgtaggtacggagtactgcctTTCAAGTTCGTATGGAGGGGTTGTAGTGAATACACGCACATCCACCTGCACTTGGAGCGGCCCTaccgtacactgtacttacattcCCCGTCATGCATCTGCCTGGGACATGCGGTACCGTCGAGAAAAATCGGACATCCTCTCACCATCTTCGCTCACTCGGAGAGTAAAACTATCGAAAACCACACGGTCAACCAGGATGCATCGATGTATTCTCGACGTACATTGTTTATGTTATACTCATGTCAACGTACCCAAGTTGCAGTGTCAGCTGCTGGAAGCAGCCTCGAGTGCATGTGTAGGCGCATGAAGAGGTTCATGGTCCGCCGACTCGCTTGTATCTGAGCGAGTGCGAGCGCAAGTCCTATAATGACACCTACTCGCAAGAACGGAAGCGACTGAGGTGTAGGACCAGTATCAGAGATCATGCCGTCCCATCTCGGGCGAGACTCCATCCCCACAGCGGATTCCAGAAGTGAGCCAGGTTGACGACTTCTAATCCATCAGGGGTTGGATAGATTCTGGATCCCGTCGCGGTGGGTGCAAGTGCAAACGCGTGCAACGTCGGCTGGTTGGAGGAAAGCTCGACAAGTTTGCTTCATGTCGCGCCCTGGGCTTATCACGAGTGCTCGCATCGTCCGTTTTGCTGGCATGTGCATGCGCAGCGAGGAGGACTACGATCTGGTGATTATTATGACCAGTTGTCCTCCTAGCTTGCTCACTTTGGAGTCTTCCTGGGCGGTGCTGACATGTACCCATCTGTACGCTTATATTACTAGCACCTACGTACATGGAGTCATGCAACCACACGTACGTACGAGAACGCGGCCGTAGGGTGTACTTGTAACGATCTCCTAACATTTACAacgtactcgtacgagcacAGCGTGTGCTACAGTACGTAGCGGAGGTTGGCCAAACACAAACCAACCACAAACCAACCACAAACCAACAACAAACCAACAATACACTGCCAAGCGTCCGTCCCAAACTCACATCTTTGATCCAGCCGCAAGCCGATACTGGTTTACGGACAACTCTGACGGCGGTCTGCCGGACGAGTTCGAGGGTAGGAGACGGTCTCTTCCACGCTTCCGCTGCGCCTGTCGGCCGCAATGACAGCTCACTGGCTGGAGTCGTTTTCGGAAGCagccacggcctcgacggcgaaatCAACATGACTCTCTattcgacgccgccggcggtgagGGACTTCAGCGAGGTCAAGCCGACGCTGCTTGTGGCCTGGTGGGCGACTCTGTTCTGCACTTGCCTCATCCTGCTGCGCCTTGCGGGACGATACATTCGGGTCGAGCGGCTCTTCCCCGAGGACAAAATCATGGCCTTGGCTCTCGTGCCCCTCTACGGCCGCATCGCTTGCGTTCACGTCGTCCTGCTCTACGGCACCAACAATGCCGACCTGGCCCATCTGCCTCTTGCTTCCGACCAGATTTCGCGCCGCGTGACGGCAAGCAAGTTGATCCTGGCGGGGAGGGTATTTTACGCCGCAACGTTCGTCCCCTGcgtggccggcctcgagcgaggCGGAAAATTGCAGAGTGAATGCTGACCTTGGCCAGATTATGGACTCTCAAGCTGACGACGCTCGCCTTTCTCGCTCGGCTGGCGGGCGCCTCGATGAAGCAGGTCTACCAACGGCTCGTCGTTTTCCTCCGCCTCATGTTGGCCGCGACCTTTCTCGCCGTTGTCGTCAGCGCTCTTGCCGAGTGTCAACCTTTCTCGCACGCCTGGCAGGTCCTCCCTGATCCGGGACCGAAGTGCCGCCAGGGATTTGCCCATCTTCTTACCGTGGGGATCTGCAGCGCCGTCAtggacgccgtcctcgtcatttTCCCCGTGCCCATCATCATGTCGACCCGGATTCCGACGAAGCGCAAGATCCTTCTGGTCATGCTGTTCTGCTTCGGcttccttgccgtcgccgtcaccctATGCAGGATTCCCCAGATCATCAAGCAGCATGGCGACCAGGTGACGCGGACCATGTGGGCGTCCGTCGAGCTCCTGGCGGCAACCACCGTGGCCaatctcgtcgccctcggctccTTTCTGCGCGACAGCGGGGCGAGGAAGACCAAGTTCCGGCCCGACCATCGCAGCAGCGGCACAGCCTCATGGCGGCAGGTCGAGGGCACCACGAAGAGCTGGTACGAGAACCTGCAACCCAGCGCCGCGCATCCGCAGGCACTCGCAGCTGCACATCGACACCCATCGTCCGACGACAGGGTTCCCAGTCCGACGGAGAGCCATGACTCGCTGCTGCAGCATGGCAAACGGGCATCATTCGCTCGAGCTGCCGATGTGTCGGAGCCCACACAGCCCAGTCCAGTCTTGTCCGCCGGCAGGGTGGGCCTATGGTTGCATCGCCGGTAGACTAACTTGCACCCTTGTGTCGGGCCAGCTGGAATGGGATGACATGACAGCCGCTTGATCCTTCATGCTGGCCAGActcaacgccgacggccggaaCGCTAGAGACGAGGATGAAAGCCAACACGAACATGGCCATGGCAAACGCAGCTTCATCTTCATGCGAGCCATGATGGCCAAGACTCGTTGGTCGGTCGGCCGGGCGTGAAACATGTCATGGTCGTTTAGCTTGAGCGCCTTTCCATCGGTGGCGCCGCGTCCAGCTCGAGTGGCAGATTCGAGCTGCCCGAACAGGAACTTTGAATCGACGCCAACCCCAGGTTTGCAGGGGTTCGGAGGGGCTATGTTTTGGCGTCTTCTGTCCATCGTCATGCGAGCAGGGGGGTAGAGAAGTTGACACGGCCATGCTAATATTACTTCACAGGACAGTGTTGGGTTGGTGTGCTTGATGCTTcagtgcactgtacaagtagctggactagtactagttgcgaaagtgcagtactgtactccgtacagtacttgtgtgcctaggcgtactgtacatgtactccatagcTACaggtagtactccgtacctgcagaTGGCATCGAGTCCCGGCTGCTCCATAGGCCGTGGCAGGGTCATTGCATCGAAGTAAATGCTGCAATTGCAAATTCATTCGTTATTCATGTAATTATTTTCAGAAATACAGATCCATCCCTACGACAATACATCTATGCTAATGTAGCTTGCAATAAATGTGCCGACGACAGGTACAAAATGGCACCCGCACCGACTACTTCCTGCTCACCTATGGCCCTTGTACACTGTGCGGAGCAGTATGATACAATGTGCACAACTATtcacagagtacggagtacatgtaagtacacgcaatatactgcatgtacggggtactaggtacttattTATACACACTTTGAAGatcatacaagtacatgcgtactccgtatacttgtagcactccgtattgcGAGCCATGTCAAGAGCGTTCCTGCCTCCCAACTACCCACACCGCCAAGAACACGCATGAACTGGAAAAGATACTCCGTgataatactccgtacacctattCTTTTCTCTTTTCCCTTGTTTCCCACCCCCTGTCCCTTGCTCTTGTTCTTCGAAATGTTCCATGCCACGGGAACCATAGCCACACTGCCTAGGCTCGAACCCCCCTGTCCTGGCTCTGGCTCCAGCATGGCCGGCGATGATACCCGATCCGGACTCGGAGCATTGAGCAGAGCTCTC of the Drechmeria coniospora strain ARSEF 6962 chromosome 01, whole genome shotgun sequence genome contains:
- a CDS encoding defects in morphology protein 1: MPDMTAQDSDSDYGYDFSPEDELDLIRIVSEATASLPVSSSFERSSASVQTRVAALPAQPRRGDRSNGHVTSTHSDLDGAKSTSGRTVSAEPSARSPSVPPKSVDVGADVCYPDLSRALSSVEAEASAPETGDHDVDDRQSPLQRFRSFPSKLLSVSDLTSGAWCELQYWYTLTRLPGGRRTVTAAMRGGTRMHQKLEDEVHTSVAIDVLSKEDAFALRLWNLIQGLRTLRETGLTREFEIWGIVDDNWVNGIIDGLSYDHPNPELKEELSRQESSTQMKQSVLADYFPPQKPSSSRPPGPKVYLTDVKTRGSLAPVSNTMLRPAKIQLLLYHRFLSNLAADKVDFFKLFRRCGLAPDAQFSDGFLAQIGDLHHEVFYDAPYSSAEADGILLAEPGEAADSLGPEFLAPDDLVKYKTLRELLPLVRREINITFPQGAASLGHMLRVQYIHRDDGRQLDVHDFPVSNQALDVYLANYMAWWRGDRKATGVDIEEAFKCRSCEFAPDCSWRRSMDDERVASARRRMSSRRKNGG
- a CDS encoding F-box domain protein; the protein is MHRTLLRRAVTSCVSHSSPRQQHGSHAYKTPQASLGRCSESKRDGGTQHQRTTHHAYLIPSHSSTALHDMPQRLAECLPCTEANPEANPEADGDSGPAPERKPAQVCFLSLPTELHLVIAELLIYPDALSLKHTNRHFYGLVDTGIELKVDWLMERRRMHLECPNDKRCDLGSDLRFCRGSVPYHAPSPVLVVPFRPCMLTAAAC
- a CDS encoding ATP-dependent RNA helicase MSS116, yielding MNGKPNGRRPPRRRGGGGTGRHLDARNHDGSAVPNGGYATPSIDTPNRTPPVPDCRPPLTEAVPLNTPRFAELGGQNLVHAKIIEAITDDLKFDHMMPVQAATLWELLPPNKSDCLVQAKTGTGKTIAFLLPALQTMITQNRGRGAGISLLVVSPTRELAMQIAQEATNLLQRLPHFRVRIAIGGTNKDKEERQILGGCDVLIATPGRLIDHMSNEDILYAFRHLDTLVLDEADRLLDMGFMPALREIVGRLPDRKQVPRQGMLFSATIAPHVNQVAGLVLCPGYKFISTIPAGEVNTHERVPQMLIKVPAFSDVAPAMVGSVREEAAQQQQHFKAIVFAPTAALAGLYGHILSAVPGLPPVSTLHSRISQAKRTKVTNEYRDAKSAVLVATDVIARGMDFPGVTTVFQVGIPSDKQSYIHRLGRTARADADGRGIFIVCEAEDFFPRWTMKDIKLIPHPADLSSAADVYGIVESMAEEEAPKIYQAWLGYYNNHLRGLKWDKEELVRQGNIYARAGLGSPETPPIAKTTVGKMGLRGVKGLNTVPDRPKPKRSQGGGGGGGGGRGRRGA
- a CDS encoding integral membrane protein Pth11-like protein, which produces MQPHRVLQYVAEVGQTQTNHKPTTNQQQTNNTLPSVRPKLTSLIQPQADTGLRTTLTAVCRTSSRVGDGLFHASAAPVGRNDSSLAGVVFGSSHGLDGEINMTLYSTPPAVRDFSEVKPTLLVAWWATLFCTCLILLRLAGRYIRVERLFPEDKIMALALVPLYGRIACVHVVLLYGTNNADLAHLPLASDQISRRVTASKLILAGRVFYAATLWTLKLTTLAFLARLAGASMKQVYQRLVVFLRLMLAATFLAVVVSALAECQPFSHAWQVLPDPGPKCRQGFAHLLTVGICSAVMDAVLVIFPVPIIMSTRIPTKRKILLVMLFCFGFLAVAVTLCRIPQIIKQHGDQVTRTMWASVELLAATTVANLVALGSFLRDSGARKTKFRPDHRSSGTASWRQVEGTTKSWYENLQPSAAHPQALAAAHRHPSSDDRVPSPTESHDSLLQHGKRASFARAADVSEPTQPSPVLSAGRVGLWLHRRLNADGRNARDEDESQHEHGHGKRSFIFMRAMMAKTRWSVGRA